A stretch of DNA from Labrys wisconsinensis:
TCGCCCTCGGCGACATCCCGGCCGGCGCCCTGATCATGCGCCTGGGCATGCCCGTGGCCGTCGCCACGGCGCCGATCCCGATGGGCCGGCTCGTCCACGTCCACAACGTCGCCAGCCGCTATCTCAACAATGACGAGGATCATTATGAATAGTCCCGTCGCCGGGCCGGCCCACCCCGCTGAGCGTATGCGAGGCTTCGCGCGCGCCGACGGGCGCAAGGGCATCCGCAACTATCTCCTTGTCGCCTATCTCGTCGAATGCGCCCATCACGTCGCCCGCAAGATCGCCACGCCCTACGAGGAGGACGGGGTGCAGCTCATCGGCTTTCCCGGCTGCTATCCCAGCGACTATGCCGACCGGGTGATGACCGACCTTGCCACCCATCCCAATGTCGGCGCGGTGCTGCTGGTCTCGCTCGGCTGCGAGGAGTTCCAGCGCCGCCGGCTGCAGGCGGCGATCACCGCCTCGGGACGCCCCGTCGAGCTCATGACCATCCAGAGCTGCGGCGGCACAGCCGCCACGGTGGCCCTCGGCCGGGCCTGGGTCGAGGAGCACCTGGCAGCGCTGAAGGCGGCGCCGACCGTGCCGCTCGGCTTCGGCGACCTCGTCGTCGGCACCAAGTGCGGCGGCTCGGACGGGCTCAGCGGCGTCACCATCAACCCGGCCGTCGGCCATGCCGTGGATCTCCTCGTCGACGCCGGCGCCACTGTCATGTTCGAGGAGACCTGCGAGCTCGTCGGCTGCGAGGAGCACATGGCCGGCCGCGCCGCCTCGCCCGAGCTCGGCGAGGCCCTGCGCCGGGCGGTGCGCAAGGCCGACGCCTATTACAGCGACCTCGGCCATGGCAGCTTCGGCGGCGGCAACATCAAGTACGGCCTCTCCACCCTGGAGGAGAAGTCGCTCGGCGCCTATGCCAAGAGCGGGTCGCGGCCGATCGCCGGGCTGCTGAAGCCCGGCGTGCGTCCGCCCGCGGCCGGCCTCTACCTCATGGACACCGTCAATGACGGGCCGGTGCGCTGGGGCATCCCCAACATCAACGACACCCAGACCATCACCGAGATGGTCGCCAGCGGCTGCCATCTCATCGTCTTCACGACGGGCGCCGGCTCCGTGGTCGGCCAGGCCCTGGCCCCGGTCGTCAAGGGCGTGTCCAACAGCCGCGTGTTCGAGCGCATGCAGGGCGACATGGACGTCAACGGCGGCACCATCGCCGACGGCCTGGAGACGGTCGAGGACGTCGGCCGGCGCATCGTCGAGGCCGTGGTCGCCGCCGCCTCCGGCCTGCCGACCAAGTCCGAGGCGCTCGGCCATCAGGAGTTCGTCCTCGCCTACAAGACCTATGAACCGCTCGGGCCCGGCTGCCTGCCGGCATGAGAAGCGAAGGCCTGCCAACCAGAACAAAGGGGATCGTCATGACCGGACTGAAGCTTTGGACGAAACGGACCGCGGCGGTGGTGCTGGCCGCCGCGGCAATCACCGGCGCGACGGCGGCATCGGCCAACGATGCGGTGCGCCTGCGCCTCAACTGGATGTGGTACGGCTCCCATGCGGCCTTCGCCCTCGGCAAGGACAAGGGCTACTTCAAGGACGCCGGCATCGACCTCGACATCCGTTCGGGCAACGGCTCGGGCTCGGCGCACCGCCTGGTGGCGAACGGCGACAGCACCTTCTCCTACGGCTCCTGCGCCGGCCTGGTGAACCTGGCGGCCAAGGGCGCGCCGCTGGTCTCGGTGGCGGTGATCGACGCCATGGGCACGGAAGCCATCATCGTGCGGCCCGATGCCGGCGTCGCCAAGATCGGCGACCTCAAGGGCAAGAAGCTGCTGACCACCGCCAATGCCGGCGTCAACACCTTCTTCCCGCTGGTGCTCAAGAATGCCGGCCTGACCGAGGCCGACGTCGCCGTCACCAACGTGCCTGACGGGGCGCTGGTGTCGAGCTACCTGCAGGGAGCCGGCGGCACGGTCGGCCTGCTCGGCGGCCTCGACGACAAGCCGGCCGAGATCATGGCCAATGGCGGCGCCGCGCCGGTGACCTTCGCCTATTCCGACTTCGGCGTGAACCAGGTCGGCTACTGCATCGCCGCCTCGAAGAAGCTGGTGGCCGACAATCCGGACCTGGTCAGGCGCTTTGTCGGCGCGACGATCAAGTCCTACAAGGCGGCCGAGGCCAACCCGCAGGCGGCGATCGACGCCCTGGGCGACATCGTCGGGGGCACCATGAACGAGGAGGCCGGCAAGAAGCAGGCCCTGGCCGTGCAGAAGGTGACGCTCGACGTGCTCTACTCCAAGGCCAACAAGGACAAGGTGCTGGGCCTCAACGTCCCGGAGGACTGGACCAGCATGATCCAGCTCATGAAGACCTATAACGGCCTGGAGACGAACGAGCCGGCGACGGCCTTCTACACCAACGATTTCCTGCCGAAATGAGGTCGGCGGGTGCGCCGCCCGCGAACGGCGCACCCGCTGCGGGACCGGGCCCCGACGGCCGCCGCCGCATCCGTCGGGTGCCCGGCTCTCCATCTGCGGGGCGTCCTGCGATCCGGCGGGATCGCCGGGCATCGCAAGGACGTGTCGAAGCCAGAAGTGAGAGCAAAGCGGCGTTTCCGCCCGGACGCGCTTTGCTCCAGC
This window harbors:
- a CDS encoding UxaA family hydrolase; the encoded protein is MAAANLIILADGDNVGIALADIAAGSRARTVAGRGLEALEAIPQGHKIALGDIPAGALIMRLGMPVAVATAPIPMGRLVHVHNVASRYLNNDEDHYE
- a CDS encoding UxaA family hydrolase; this encodes MNSPVAGPAHPAERMRGFARADGRKGIRNYLLVAYLVECAHHVARKIATPYEEDGVQLIGFPGCYPSDYADRVMTDLATHPNVGAVLLVSLGCEEFQRRRLQAAITASGRPVELMTIQSCGGTAATVALGRAWVEEHLAALKAAPTVPLGFGDLVVGTKCGGSDGLSGVTINPAVGHAVDLLVDAGATVMFEETCELVGCEEHMAGRAASPELGEALRRAVRKADAYYSDLGHGSFGGGNIKYGLSTLEEKSLGAYAKSGSRPIAGLLKPGVRPPAAGLYLMDTVNDGPVRWGIPNINDTQTITEMVASGCHLIVFTTGAGSVVGQALAPVVKGVSNSRVFERMQGDMDVNGGTIADGLETVEDVGRRIVEAVVAAASGLPTKSEALGHQEFVLAYKTYEPLGPGCLPA
- a CDS encoding ABC transporter substrate-binding protein; the protein is MTGLKLWTKRTAAVVLAAAAITGATAASANDAVRLRLNWMWYGSHAAFALGKDKGYFKDAGIDLDIRSGNGSGSAHRLVANGDSTFSYGSCAGLVNLAAKGAPLVSVAVIDAMGTEAIIVRPDAGVAKIGDLKGKKLLTTANAGVNTFFPLVLKNAGLTEADVAVTNVPDGALVSSYLQGAGGTVGLLGGLDDKPAEIMANGGAAPVTFAYSDFGVNQVGYCIAASKKLVADNPDLVRRFVGATIKSYKAAEANPQAAIDALGDIVGGTMNEEAGKKQALAVQKVTLDVLYSKANKDKVLGLNVPEDWTSMIQLMKTYNGLETNEPATAFYTNDFLPK